In Syntrophomonadaceae bacterium, a genomic segment contains:
- a CDS encoding ABC transporter substrate-binding protein, producing the protein MLKRLKQILSAGIVLATILLLAGCGPKPEPAAVRWQATITDDSKATVTLTARPERIVSLSPSLTEILFALGLGDRVVGVTSWDDYPPEVKQKPVVGDLKAGAEAVLAQNPHLVLASGLNMATVDTLRQTKVPVLVFDPQSMEDIFHTIIRIAQATGVEQKGQDLTGKMQRELTQITASLPGTDRVTVFIEVGWDPLFTAGNATFLHDITTLAGGQNIAGDVTGWVQYSTEDVIAKNPAVIITTTGHGTDPVSTIKKRPGWDRITAIQNGRVVVLDPNLVYRPGPRSVELVRELARNLYPAAGK; encoded by the coding sequence ATGTTAAAAAGATTAAAACAGATTTTATCCGCTGGAATTGTCCTCGCCACCATTCTGTTGTTAGCTGGCTGCGGCCCTAAACCGGAACCGGCGGCCGTCAGGTGGCAGGCGACCATAACCGATGACTCAAAGGCTACGGTGACCCTGACAGCCAGGCCAGAGCGAATTGTCTCTTTAAGCCCTTCTCTGACGGAGATCCTCTTTGCCCTGGGCCTGGGAGACCGGGTGGTTGGGGTTACCTCCTGGGATGATTATCCCCCGGAGGTTAAACAAAAACCTGTTGTGGGCGACTTAAAGGCCGGAGCTGAAGCCGTTTTGGCCCAGAACCCGCACCTGGTCCTGGCTTCCGGACTGAACATGGCCACGGTAGATACCCTGCGCCAAACCAAGGTCCCGGTGCTGGTTTTTGACCCCCAGAGCATGGAGGATATCTTTCATACCATTATCAGGATTGCCCAGGCCACCGGAGTAGAACAAAAAGGCCAAGACCTGACCGGGAAAATGCAGCGGGAATTAACGCAAATCACCGCTTCGTTGCCGGGCACGGACCGGGTTACCGTTTTTATTGAAGTTGGCTGGGATCCCCTGTTTACTGCCGGCAACGCTACCTTTTTACATGACATCACCACCCTCGCCGGGGGGCAAAACATTGCTGGGGATGTTACCGGATGGGTGCAGTACAGCACAGAAGACGTTATTGCTAAAAACCCGGCAGTGATTATTACTACTACCGGCCATGGCACAGACCCCGTCAGCACAATTAAAAAGCGGCCCGGCTGGGACAGGATTACAGCTATCCAGAACGGGAGAGTGGTGGTTTTAGACCCCAATCTGGTGTACCGCCCCGGGCCTCGAAGCGTGGAACTGGTGCGGGAACTGGCCCGTAACCTTTATCCGGCCGCCGGCAAATAA
- a CDS encoding iron ABC transporter permease, with the protein MHEPNWLARLRLFLPASLFCLGLALILGIALGSVKLPAITVGEILLARLPLLGDRIVPHWPQHLEAIIWQVRLPRVILAALVGASLAVAGTAFQGLLRNPLADPYTLGVSSGAAAAAAFTIVFGVTYAGTGLFVLPVAAFLGGLITVILVYRIALSTGRLMIHTLILAGIIVGSFMSALLMFFIALAGDGVHQILAWLMGSLAFKGWGQIWMLALFLAIGLTAILALSRDLNLLVCGEESAQQLGSNTEQTKKLLLLAATLITGGAVAAAGTIGFVGLVVPHVMRLLVGPDHRVLVPLSAIAGGLFLVLADTAARTVLAPVELPVGVVTATLGAPFFLFLLISKRYPARS; encoded by the coding sequence ATGCATGAACCAAACTGGCTTGCCAGGCTCCGGCTGTTTTTGCCCGCCAGCCTTTTTTGCCTGGGCTTGGCACTGATCCTGGGCATTGCCCTCGGCAGTGTAAAGCTGCCCGCAATTACTGTAGGGGAAATCCTGCTGGCCAGACTGCCGCTTTTGGGAGACCGGATTGTCCCCCACTGGCCCCAGCACCTGGAAGCCATCATCTGGCAGGTGCGCCTGCCACGGGTGATTTTGGCCGCCCTGGTCGGGGCCAGCCTGGCAGTAGCGGGAACGGCTTTCCAGGGTCTGCTCCGGAACCCCTTAGCCGATCCCTACACCCTGGGCGTCTCCTCAGGCGCAGCCGCCGCTGCTGCCTTTACCATTGTTTTTGGTGTAACCTACGCCGGTACCGGCCTCTTTGTGTTGCCCGTGGCGGCCTTTCTGGGGGGCCTGATAACCGTAATCCTGGTCTACCGCATTGCCTTAAGCACCGGCCGCTTGATGATCCATACCTTGATCCTGGCTGGGATCATCGTCGGGTCTTTCATGTCTGCCCTGTTGATGTTTTTTATCGCATTAGCCGGTGACGGGGTGCACCAGATCCTGGCCTGGCTGATGGGCAGCCTTGCCTTCAAAGGCTGGGGCCAGATATGGATGCTGGCCCTGTTTTTAGCCATTGGCCTCACCGCTATCCTGGCCTTATCCCGGGATTTAAACTTATTAGTATGCGGCGAAGAATCCGCCCAGCAATTAGGCAGCAATACTGAACAAACCAAAAAACTCCTGCTCCTGGCGGCTACCCTGATCACCGGCGGAGCCGTTGCTGCTGCCGGCACCATCGGGTTTGTTGGCCTGGTAGTACCCCATGTGATGCGTCTTTTGGTGGGGCCGGACCACCGGGTGCTGGTACCCCTCTCTGCTATTGCCGGCGGGTTGTTCCTGGTGCTGGCCGACACAGCAGCCCGCACCGTCCTGGCCCCGGTGGAACTGCCAGTAGGAGTCGTTACCGCAACCCTGGGGGCGCCGTTTTTCTTATTCCTCCTCATCAGCAAACGATATCCGGCAAGGAGCTAA
- the nifU gene encoding Fe-S cluster assembly scaffold protein NifU, translated as MYSEKVMDHFQNPRNAGDMTDPDGVGQVGNPSCGDIMKIFIKVNDDVITDIKFKTFGCGAALATSSMVTEMVKGKTIAEALQVTNKAVAEALDGLPPKKMHCSNLAADALHAAIEDYRQKQNKQ; from the coding sequence ATGTATTCGGAAAAGGTAATGGATCATTTTCAAAACCCCCGTAATGCCGGAGACATGACAGATCCGGACGGTGTAGGTCAGGTGGGCAACCCCAGCTGTGGGGATATTATGAAAATCTTTATTAAAGTAAACGACGACGTGATAACGGATATAAAATTTAAAACCTTCGGCTGCGGCGCTGCTCTTGCCACCAGCAGCATGGTCACCGAAATGGTTAAAGGCAAAACCATTGCCGAAGCCCTACAGGTTACCAACAAGGCGGTTGCAGAGGCACTGGACGGTCTGCCTCCCAAGAAAATGCACTGCTCCAACCTGGCGGCTGACGCCCTCCATGCCGCTATAGAAGATTACCGGCAAAAACAAAACAAGCAATAA
- the nifS gene encoding cysteine desulfurase NifS produces the protein MKKIYLDHVTTTPARTEAVQAMWPYFGEIFGNPGSFHSTGQKAHAAIEAARAKTAQAIGARPAEIVFTSGGTEAINMAIKGIARANKKKGNHIITCAIEHHASLNSCKALTKEGFEVTVLPVDNNGMVSAAEVAEAITDQTILVNIMHANNEVGTIQPIKEIAQITRKKGVYFHTDACQTVGRLPINVEEMGFDLLSLSGHKIYGPKGVGALYIKKGVKWQPLFNGGAQERLRRSGTENVPGIVGLGTALELASAEMATEMPRLASLRDRLAEGLLAKIKRTRLTGHKTNRLPNHISLLIEFIEGESQLLSLDAKGISASTGSACTSGSLEPSHVLLAMGIPHEQAHGSLVLSLGRDNQLEDIDFLLTVFPEIVERLRSISPLDEDVETPIGSTCGSCQTFRTCRT, from the coding sequence ATGAAAAAAATTTACCTTGATCACGTAACTACCACACCGGCCAGAACCGAAGCAGTTCAGGCAATGTGGCCATATTTTGGTGAAATATTCGGCAATCCCGGCAGCTTTCACTCAACCGGCCAGAAAGCCCATGCAGCTATTGAAGCAGCCCGGGCAAAAACAGCCCAGGCTATCGGTGCCAGGCCTGCCGAAATTGTTTTTACGAGCGGCGGGACTGAAGCAATTAATATGGCCATCAAGGGAATTGCCCGAGCCAATAAAAAGAAAGGCAACCACATCATCACCTGTGCCATTGAACACCACGCCTCCCTTAATTCCTGCAAAGCATTAACAAAAGAAGGTTTTGAAGTTACCGTTCTGCCGGTAGATAATAATGGAATGGTCAGTGCGGCGGAAGTTGCTGAAGCTATTACCGACCAGACCATCCTGGTCAATATCATGCATGCCAATAACGAGGTTGGCACTATCCAGCCCATTAAAGAAATTGCCCAAATTACCAGAAAAAAAGGGGTTTATTTCCACACAGATGCCTGCCAGACCGTAGGAAGACTGCCAATAAACGTGGAAGAAATGGGCTTCGACCTTTTGTCCCTATCCGGCCACAAGATTTATGGCCCCAAAGGTGTCGGGGCATTATACATCAAAAAAGGGGTCAAGTGGCAGCCATTGTTTAACGGCGGGGCGCAGGAAAGGCTCCGGCGATCTGGAACCGAGAATGTTCCCGGCATCGTCGGTCTAGGCACGGCCCTGGAACTGGCTTCGGCTGAGATGGCAACAGAAATGCCCCGCCTGGCCAGCCTGCGGGACAGGCTAGCAGAGGGGCTGTTAGCCAAAATTAAAAGGACCAGATTAACCGGACACAAAACCAACAGGCTTCCTAACCATATCAGCCTGTTGATAGAGTTTATCGAAGGGGAATCCCAGTTGTTAAGTCTGGATGCAAAGGGAATTTCCGCTTCTACCGGCTCAGCCTGTACCTCCGGCTCCCTGGAGCCTTCCCATGTGCTTCTGGCCATGGGTATTCCCCACGAACAGGCTCACGGTTCTCTGGTGCTGTCTTTAGGAAGGGACAACCAACTGGAAGATATTGATTTTCTCCTGACTGTCTTTCCCGAAATAGTTGAGCGGCTGCGCTCTATTTCTCCTCTGGATGAAGATGTTGAAACTCCGATCGGGTCTACCTGCGGCAGCTGCCAAACTTTCCGCACTTGCCGCACTTAA
- a CDS encoding zinc ABC transporter substrate-binding protein — MKAKVFSLVLLLGATLFLFGCGGRTASAPEPQVAAFSPIKVIATFYPVAFLAEQVGGERAEVVSLVPPGAEAHHWEPTARQMSLLQEAQVFVFNGAGMEPWAERLVQLPENQRLIVVEASSGLELLKYIHLPAEQEKKHDHNHRHTKDHDQKEGESLKKDEHHHGEYDPHVWLDPLLTKQMAANIAAGLKQADPEGAAIYQKNLAALQERLNNLHARYQAALHDKAGQAIVTSHAAFGYLTHRYGLVQVPIMGLSPEAEPSPAQMARLVRMVRETGVKFIFSETLANPRIAETLAKEVGAQVLILNPLEGLTKEQELAGEDYFSIMEKNLINLKLGLGVQK; from the coding sequence ATGAAAGCCAAAGTGTTTAGCTTGGTACTATTGTTAGGTGCGACTCTTTTTTTGTTTGGCTGCGGGGGCCGGACGGCTTCAGCTCCTGAGCCGCAGGTGGCGGCGTTTTCACCCATTAAGGTAATAGCTACTTTTTACCCGGTGGCTTTTTTAGCGGAACAGGTAGGAGGAGAGAGGGCAGAAGTGGTTTCGCTGGTGCCGCCGGGTGCTGAGGCCCATCACTGGGAGCCTACAGCCCGCCAAATGTCCTTACTGCAGGAGGCCCAAGTATTTGTCTTTAACGGCGCGGGAATGGAGCCCTGGGCTGAACGCCTGGTGCAGCTGCCGGAAAATCAGCGGTTAATAGTGGTAGAGGCGAGCAGCGGGTTGGAGCTTTTAAAATACATACACTTACCGGCTGAACAGGAAAAAAAACATGACCATAATCACCGCCATACCAAGGACCATGACCAAAAAGAGGGGGAGAGCCTAAAAAAGGATGAACACCACCACGGCGAGTATGACCCTCATGTGTGGCTGGATCCGTTGCTGACCAAACAAATGGCAGCTAACATTGCCGCCGGTCTGAAGCAGGCCGATCCTGAAGGTGCCGCTATTTATCAAAAAAACCTGGCAGCACTGCAGGAGAGGCTGAACAACCTGCATGCCCGCTATCAGGCGGCTTTACATGACAAGGCGGGCCAGGCAATTGTAACTTCCCATGCCGCTTTTGGCTACCTGACACATAGGTACGGCTTGGTACAGGTTCCGATAATGGGATTGTCGCCGGAGGCCGAGCCCAGCCCGGCCCAGATGGCCAGGCTGGTGCGGATGGTAAGGGAAACAGGAGTCAAGTTCATTTTTTCCGAGACCCTGGCCAATCCCAGGATAGCCGAAACCCTGGCCAAAGAAGTCGGGGCCCAGGTGTTAATCTTAAACCCGCTCGAAGGATTAACCAAAGAACAGGAACTTGCCGGAGAGGACTATTTCTCCATCATGGAGAAAAACCTGATTAATTTGAAGCTGGGCCTGGGGGTGCAAAAGTGA
- a CDS encoding metal ABC transporter ATP-binding protein, giving the protein MVSLLQVNFSYQQEPVLAGVSLEVNRGDFLGLIGPNGAGKTTLLQIMVGLLAPKSGQVELFGQPLAEFKDWVKLGYVSQRAAQLESGFPATVAEVVAAGRFARVGLGRKFSPADRDAVNWALEMVGLQDYRQRAVSHLSGGQKQRVAIGRALAGQPELMILDEPAVGVDPAARERFYHLLADLNKELGLTLILVSHDIGAVVAHAINIVWLNRRIIFHGPARDMLQQNMLELYGYYELPCTFPRQVNLLR; this is encoded by the coding sequence GTGGTTTCTTTATTGCAGGTCAATTTTAGCTACCAGCAGGAACCCGTGCTGGCAGGGGTCAGCCTGGAGGTAAATCGGGGTGACTTTTTAGGGCTGATCGGTCCCAACGGCGCCGGCAAGACTACCCTTTTGCAGATCATGGTCGGGCTCCTGGCTCCCAAAAGTGGCCAGGTGGAGCTTTTTGGCCAACCCCTGGCAGAGTTTAAAGACTGGGTAAAGTTAGGTTATGTGTCCCAGCGGGCTGCCCAGTTGGAAAGCGGTTTCCCGGCTACGGTGGCAGAGGTAGTGGCTGCCGGCCGCTTTGCCAGGGTGGGGCTTGGCCGGAAATTTTCCCCGGCTGACCGGGACGCGGTTAACTGGGCTTTGGAGATGGTAGGTTTGCAGGATTACCGCCAGCGGGCGGTCAGCCACTTATCCGGCGGGCAAAAACAACGGGTTGCGATTGGCCGGGCTTTGGCAGGCCAGCCGGAATTGATGATTTTGGATGAGCCGGCTGTAGGGGTAGACCCTGCAGCCAGAGAAAGGTTTTATCATCTCCTGGCTGATTTAAACAAAGAACTGGGACTGACCTTGATCCTGGTGTCTCACGACATAGGGGCGGTAGTGGCCCATGCCATCAATATCGTATGGTTAAACAGGCGGATCATTTTTCATGGCCCTGCCAGGGACATGCTGCAGCAAAACATGCTGGAACTTTACGGTTACTATGAACTGCCCTGCACATTCCCGCGGCAGGTCAACCTTTTGCGGTAG
- a CDS encoding heme ABC transporter ATP-binding protein: MAVKFSVLGATYAYESFPVLNDISVNLPTGGFIGIIGPNGSGKSTLLKGLAATLAPRTGSVLLDGKEINKWSRRELARQLAVVPQETTAAFDFTAEDVVLMGRSPYLTGWQAESPEDLQAAAEAMELTGTWDLRHRPITHLSGGERQRVFIARALAQKTPVILLDEPTAHLDINHQVEVLNLLRRLNHQGVTIIIVFHDLNLAAQYCSQMILLHQGKIYACGKVEEIFSTETIRTVYQTEVLVGYHPITGVPQVTLLGKKTAPAAHKPRIHVIGGGGAAAPLLSRLVYLGYQVSAGVLNKGDTDWHLARLLGIPMAEEAPFSPISQGACRHNLSLILKAGQVILPPIPFGSGNLLNLQVLAEAMEMGVKVAAVIPDDISLRDYTGGQAAFLYQQLTEKGMRSFPDNQQLISSLAP, from the coding sequence ATGGCCGTCAAGTTTTCTGTCCTGGGAGCCACCTATGCTTACGAATCCTTTCCTGTCTTGAATGATATTTCCGTAAACCTCCCCACCGGTGGTTTTATCGGCATCATCGGCCCCAACGGTTCGGGCAAATCCACCCTGCTGAAAGGCCTGGCGGCCACCCTCGCCCCCAGGACAGGAAGTGTTCTTTTGGATGGCAAGGAGATTAACAAGTGGTCCCGGCGGGAGCTGGCCCGCCAACTGGCGGTTGTCCCCCAGGAAACCACCGCCGCTTTTGACTTTACTGCGGAAGATGTGGTGTTAATGGGCCGCAGCCCCTATCTGACCGGCTGGCAGGCGGAATCCCCGGAAGATCTGCAAGCTGCGGCGGAAGCTATGGAGCTTACCGGAACCTGGGATCTGCGCCACCGCCCCATCACCCACCTTTCCGGCGGGGAACGGCAGCGGGTGTTCATTGCCCGGGCCCTGGCTCAAAAGACCCCAGTAATCCTTTTAGACGAACCCACCGCCCACCTGGACATCAATCACCAGGTAGAGGTATTAAACCTGTTGCGGCGGTTAAACCATCAAGGGGTAACTATAATTATTGTCTTTCACGATTTAAACCTGGCAGCCCAATACTGCAGTCAAATGATCCTTTTACACCAGGGCAAGATCTATGCCTGTGGCAAAGTGGAAGAAATCTTCTCCACCGAAACCATCCGTACAGTGTACCAGACAGAGGTTTTGGTGGGTTATCACCCGATCACCGGCGTACCCCAGGTGACACTGCTGGGCAAAAAGACCGCGCCCGCCGCTCATAAGCCCCGGATCCACGTAATCGGGGGCGGGGGAGCCGCCGCCCCCCTGCTCAGCCGGCTGGTTTACCTGGGCTACCAGGTTTCTGCCGGGGTATTGAACAAAGGAGATACCGACTGGCACCTGGCCCGGCTCTTGGGCATTCCCATGGCTGAAGAGGCCCCTTTTTCCCCCATTTCCCAAGGAGCCTGCCGGCACAACTTATCCCTGATCTTAAAAGCCGGACAGGTGATTTTGCCGCCGATACCCTTCGGCAGCGGGAACCTGCTTAATCTGCAGGTATTAGCAGAGGCTATGGAGATGGGGGTAAAAGTAGCTGCCGTTATACCTGATGACATTAGCCTGCGGGACTATACCGGAGGTCAGGCCGCCTTCCTGTATCAGCAGTTAACAGAAAAAGGGATGAGGAGTTTTCCAGACAACCAGCAGTTAATTTCTTCCCTGGCACCGTAA
- a CDS encoding transcriptional repressor — MQLEKYMEKLKLKGYKKTPQRRAIINALLKSKGPTSARDVLAAVQQEFPGLSLDTVYRNLHLLAQMGILHQIDLRSAESSKFEIGGGHHHHLVCIGCGRSVCLEGCLVDASFLSRAEEHGFQLVGHAFELYGYCAGCQKLGMGVSK; from the coding sequence ATGCAGCTGGAAAAATATATGGAAAAGCTGAAGCTGAAAGGGTATAAAAAAACCCCTCAGCGCAGGGCAATAATTAATGCGCTGTTAAAGTCCAAGGGCCCAACCAGTGCGCGGGATGTCCTGGCTGCAGTGCAGCAGGAGTTTCCTGGTCTTAGCCTGGACACTGTTTACCGCAACCTGCATCTTTTAGCCCAGATGGGGATTCTTCACCAGATCGACCTGCGGTCAGCGGAATCCTCCAAATTCGAGATTGGCGGGGGTCATCATCACCATTTGGTCTGCATCGGTTGCGGTCGATCGGTCTGCCTGGAGGGATGCCTGGTGGACGCCTCTTTTTTATCCCGGGCTGAGGAGCACGGTTTTCAACTGGTTGGCCATGCCTTTGAATTGTACGGCTATTGCGCTGGTTGCCAAAAATTAGGAATGGGGGTATCTAAATGA
- a CDS encoding metal ABC transporter permease — translation MPEIFQYGFMLRAMAAGLVVGAVSPAIGLFLVVKRLSLLGEGLSHAAFTGVAIGWLLGAEPLLTAVLFSALVAVGIEKLRARRAAQGDIALAIMLYASLALGLVIMSRSMGLGTEAMGYLFGSIMTVTSFDLIMMLAIGLFVMGTIALFHKELFAVALDEEAARVSGIPVERLNLLLVVLTAMTVTAAMRVVGTLLVAALLVIPVATALQLNRGFWVSLAYSVGFAIIAVFLGLVISFYLDLPPGGAIVLTAVSLFLSVLAAKKFLRIPFLRCQGRN, via the coding sequence ATGCCCGAAATATTTCAATACGGTTTTATGCTGCGGGCCATGGCTGCAGGTTTAGTGGTGGGAGCTGTTTCCCCGGCTATCGGACTTTTTTTGGTTGTGAAGCGCCTGTCCCTGTTGGGAGAGGGCTTGAGCCACGCTGCCTTTACCGGTGTGGCCATCGGCTGGCTGCTAGGGGCTGAGCCCCTTTTGACGGCAGTCCTCTTTTCGGCCCTGGTGGCTGTTGGAATTGAAAAGCTGCGGGCGCGGCGGGCAGCTCAGGGTGATATTGCCTTGGCTATCATGCTCTATGCCAGTTTAGCTCTGGGACTGGTGATCATGAGCAGGAGTATGGGGTTGGGAACGGAAGCCATGGGTTATCTATTTGGCAGTATCATGACCGTAACCAGCTTTGATCTAATCATGATGCTGGCTATTGGTTTATTTGTAATGGGGACGATAGCCTTGTTCCATAAAGAGCTGTTTGCGGTGGCTTTGGATGAAGAGGCTGCCCGGGTTAGCGGCATCCCTGTTGAAAGGCTTAACCTGCTCCTGGTGGTGCTGACCGCCATGACGGTGACGGCAGCCATGCGGGTAGTAGGCACACTGCTGGTAGCAGCCCTGTTGGTTATCCCCGTCGCTACTGCCTTGCAGTTGAACAGGGGGTTTTGGGTAAGTCTGGCTTATTCAGTCGGTTTTGCCATCATAGCTGTTTTTTTAGGGCTAGTCATTTCCTTTTATTTGGATCTCCCGCCGGGAGGCGCAATTGTGCTGACTGCTGTGAGCTTATTCTTGTCGGTTTTGGCGGCAAAGAAGTTCCTGCGCATCCCGTTTTTACGGTGCCAGGGAAGAAATTAA